The sequence CCTGCACGCGCGCCCCCCGCAGACCGCCGTGCACCATCGCCCCGAGGCGGCCGTTCCCGAGCGGGAACGCCTCGTCCCAGTGGTGCGCGGGGGTCGCGAAGCGGAGCGTGTCGCCCGAGGGCACGCCGTCGCCTCAGCCCTTGACGGCGCCGAAGATGACGCCCTTGGTGAAGTGCCGCTGGACGAAGGGGTAGACGACCAGGATGGGGACGATCGCGAGGATCATGACCGCCATCTTGATCGGCATGCCCGTGACCGCGCCGGTGCCGACGTCGACCTGCCCCGTCCCGCTGCCGGGCAGCGTGACGCCCTGCAGAACGTAGGAGCGCAGCACGAGCTGCAGCGGCCACTTGGCGTTGTCGTTGATGTAGAGCATCGCGTTGAAGAACGCGTTCCAGTACCCGACGCCGTAGAACAGCGCGATGACCGCGACGACCGCGCGGGACATCGGGAGCACGATCTTGGCCAGGACCCGCCACTCCCCCGCGCCGTCGATGCGCGCGGCGTCGAGGATCGCCTGGTCGATGCCCATGAAGAAGTTCCGCAGGATCAGGACGTTGAAGGCCGAGACCGCGCCCGGCAGGATCAGCGCCCAGTAGGTGTCGATCAGGTTGAGCGAGCTCACCAGCAGGTAGGTCGGGATCATGCCCGCGCCGAAGAACATCGTGATGAGGAAGACGAACAGGATCGGGCGGTGGCCGAACGAGCCCGGCCGCGACAGCCCGTAGGCCGCCAGCACCGACACGACGACCGAGATGAACGTGCCCACCGCGGTGATGCCGACGCTGACGATCGCGGCGCGCGTCACGACGCCGCCGGACAGGATCTGCTTGTACGCGTTGAACGTCAGGTCACCCGGGACGACGACGAGGCCGCCCGCGCTGATCGTCTCCTGCGTCGTCGACAGGCTGGTGACGACGACCGTCCACAGCGGGAACAGGACCGCCAGCACGACCACCGACAGGACGACGAACTTCGTCACCTGCCCGACGGCCGAGGGCTTCTCCTCCCACACCGGGCGGTACTTGTTGCGGCGCGGCCGACGGGGCCTGCGCCCCGCGGCGTCGTCCGCGATGTCACGAGGGATGACCGCCCCTTCGGCGGAGATCTCCGGAGTCGTCCCGCTCATGCGCGCTTGTACACCCCCGACTCACCGAACACGTGCGCGAGCTTGTTCGCCCCCAGGACGAGCGCGAGGCTCACGACACCCTTGACCAGGCCCGCGGCTGCCGCGAAGCTCCAGTCCCCGTAGATGACACCCTGGTAGTACACGTAGGTGTCGATGACCTCGGACACGTCCGCACCGACCGCGTCGCGCTGCAGGATCAGCTGCTCGAAGCCAACGGTCAGCGCGTCGCCGAGCCGCAGGATGAGCAGGAGCACGATCACCGGCCGCAGCGCGGGCAGCGTGACGTGCCACATGCGCCGCCACCGGTTCGCCCCGTCGACCACGGACGCCTCGTAGAGCTCGGGCGAGACCGTCGAGAGGGCGGCGAGGAAGATGATGATCCCCCAGCCCGCGTCCTTCCAGATCGCCTGCGACGTGATGAGCACCAGGAACGTGTCCGGGTTGGTCATCAGGTCGACGCTCCCGTCCAGGCCGTTGCTGCGCAGCGTCTGGTTGATCAGCCCGGCCCCGCCGAAGATCTGCTGGAAGATCGTCACCACGAGCACCCACGAGAAGAAGTGGGGCAGGTAGACGATCGACTGGATCGTGGTGCGGATCCGCGGCGAGATCACGCTGTTGAGCAGCAGCGCCAGGAAGATCGGCACCGGGAAGAAGAACACGAGCTGGAACACCGTGATGGTCAGCGTGTTCTCGACCGCGTGCAGGAACGCCGGGTTGTTGAAGACCCGCTCGAAGTTGTCCCAGCCGACGAACGGGCTGTGGAGGAACCCCTGGTACGGCGAGTAGCTCTGCCACGCGATGATGTTGCCGAGCATCGGCACGTAGGCGAAGACCGCCAGCAGCGCGACCGCCGGCACCGTCATCAGCAGCAGCGAGCGGTCCCGCTTGAGCTTGGTCGTCCAGCTGAGCTTGCGCACCGGGACCGCCGGTTGAGCACGGCGCCCGCCCCGGCGCCGTGGCTTCCTGCCCTTCGGGGCCGTCTCCCCGGGCTCGCCGGCGGGGCCGGCGACCGGGTCCGGGGAGACGACCCCGTCGGTGACTCGCACGTCGGTCACTGCGCGTCCAGGATCTCCTGGTAGAACGCCCGCAGCTGGTCGCCACCGGAGGACTGCCAGGTCGCGATCGCCGCGTCCAGGTCGTCGAGCGACTTGCGGCCGCGGGAGATGTCCTTCTCCAGGTCGACGAACGGCTGCCCGATCGAGGCGTACTGCGGCGGCTCGACGATCTGCATCGCGAAGAAGAGCGGCTCCTCCACGTACTGCGCGGCGTCCGCCATCCAGGTGCTGTAGGCCTCGACGAACCCGGGGTACTGCACCTTGGCGTTCGCGACCGGCGGGTCGACCAGGAAGATGTACGTCGGCTGCAGCTCCGTCGCCGCGAGCTCGGTGGGCACCGGGAGGCCGTCGTCGCCCTTGGTGTAGTGCACGCCCTCGACGCCGTTGTTGATGACGTCGAACTCGGTGGTGCCGAAGGGGGCGGCCAGGACGTTCGCGAGAGCGAGCAGCTCCTTGATCCGCGCCTCGTCGTCCGACTTCT is a genomic window of Cellulomonas fulva containing:
- a CDS encoding carbohydrate ABC transporter permease; translation: MSGTTPEISAEGAVIPRDIADDAAGRRPRRPRRNKYRPVWEEKPSAVGQVTKFVVLSVVVLAVLFPLWTVVVTSLSTTQETISAGGLVVVPGDLTFNAYKQILSGGVVTRAAIVSVGITAVGTFISVVVSVLAAYGLSRPGSFGHRPILFVFLITMFFGAGMIPTYLLVSSLNLIDTYWALILPGAVSAFNVLILRNFFMGIDQAILDAARIDGAGEWRVLAKIVLPMSRAVVAVIALFYGVGYWNAFFNAMLYINDNAKWPLQLVLRSYVLQGVTLPGSGTGQVDVGTGAVTGMPIKMAVMILAIVPILVVYPFVQRHFTKGVIFGAVKG
- a CDS encoding ABC transporter permease, coding for MTVPAVALLAVFAYVPMLGNIIAWQSYSPYQGFLHSPFVGWDNFERVFNNPAFLHAVENTLTITVFQLVFFFPVPIFLALLLNSVISPRIRTTIQSIVYLPHFFSWVLVVTIFQQIFGGAGLINQTLRSNGLDGSVDLMTNPDTFLVLITSQAIWKDAGWGIIIFLAALSTVSPELYEASVVDGANRWRRMWHVTLPALRPVIVLLLILRLGDALTVGFEQLILQRDAVGADVSEVIDTYVYYQGVIYGDWSFAAAAGLVKGVVSLALVLGANKLAHVFGESGVYKRA